From one Rhizobium rosettiformans genomic stretch:
- a CDS encoding S9 family peptidase → MSVFKNLPSPPVVAKKPVSDTRHGITRTDDYAWLRADNWQAMFKDTSILDPDIRSYLEAENAYMEAAMADTKELQKTLFAEMKGRIKEDDSSIPMKDGPFAYGSAFVTGGEQPRYFRIPRDGNPKDETIRELLLDGDKEATGKDYFRLSGIDHTTDHAFGIWGYDDKGSEYYTLRIRDLSTKQDLDDILENTAGGGVWAPDGKSFFYTLQDENHRPSKVFHHIVGQPQSSDRLVYEEKDPGFFMGVGGSLLDDFIFIDIHDHETSEYRLLSTKDLMAEPVLVAEREEGVEYSMTEGGDVFYILTNADDAKDFKIVEAPVTAPGKENWKEVVPHEPGRLILNHMAFARHLVWLERREGLPVIMIRDRKSGEEHSIAFAEEAYSLGLQGAAEYETDVIRFSYSSMTTPSQLFDYNMATRERTLLKTQEVPSGHKPEYYVTRRVFAEAHDGEKVPVTLLYRRDTKLDGSAPCLLYGYGAYGITIPAGFNTNCLSLADRGFVYAIAHIRGGKDKGFSWYKDGKMEKKVNTFKDFISAADHLVKEGFTAYDRIIAEGGSAGGMLMGAVANMAPEKFAGIIAAVPFVDVLNTMLDDTLPLTPPEWPEWGNPIESEEEYRWIAAYSPYDNVEKKPYPPIIALSGLTDPRVTYWEPTKWIAKLRETAPEAGPFLLKTNMAAGHGGKSGRFQRLEEIAFEYAYAIKVAGKV, encoded by the coding sequence TTGTCCGTCTTCAAGAACCTGCCCTCCCCGCCCGTCGTCGCAAAGAAGCCCGTTTCCGATACCCGTCATGGCATCACACGCACGGACGATTACGCCTGGCTGCGCGCCGACAACTGGCAGGCAATGTTCAAGGACACCTCGATCCTCGATCCGGATATCCGCTCCTACCTGGAGGCCGAAAACGCCTACATGGAAGCGGCGATGGCGGACACCAAAGAGCTGCAGAAGACGCTGTTTGCCGAGATGAAGGGTCGCATCAAGGAAGACGATTCCTCCATCCCGATGAAGGACGGGCCGTTTGCCTATGGCTCGGCCTTCGTCACCGGCGGCGAGCAGCCGCGCTATTTCCGCATTCCGCGGGACGGCAATCCGAAGGACGAGACGATCCGCGAGCTGCTGCTCGACGGCGACAAGGAGGCAACGGGTAAGGACTATTTCCGCCTGTCCGGCATCGACCACACGACTGACCACGCCTTCGGCATCTGGGGTTACGACGACAAGGGCTCGGAATACTACACGCTGCGCATCCGCGATCTCTCCACGAAGCAGGATCTCGACGACATCTTGGAAAACACCGCCGGCGGCGGCGTCTGGGCGCCCGACGGCAAGAGCTTCTTCTATACGCTGCAGGACGAGAACCACCGTCCGTCCAAGGTCTTCCACCATATCGTGGGTCAGCCGCAGTCGTCCGACCGGCTCGTCTACGAGGAGAAGGACCCCGGCTTCTTCATGGGCGTCGGCGGTTCGCTGCTCGATGACTTCATCTTCATCGACATTCATGACCACGAGACATCCGAATACCGCCTGCTTTCGACCAAGGACCTGATGGCCGAGCCGGTGCTGGTCGCAGAACGCGAGGAAGGCGTCGAATATTCGATGACGGAAGGCGGAGACGTTTTCTACATCCTGACCAATGCCGATGATGCCAAGGACTTCAAGATCGTCGAGGCGCCGGTGACTGCTCCCGGCAAGGAGAACTGGAAAGAGGTGGTGCCGCATGAGCCGGGCCGTCTGATCCTCAACCACATGGCCTTTGCCCGCCACCTCGTCTGGCTGGAACGTCGCGAGGGTCTGCCGGTCATCATGATCCGCGACCGCAAGTCGGGCGAAGAGCATTCGATCGCCTTTGCGGAAGAAGCCTATTCGCTCGGGCTTCAGGGGGCAGCCGAATACGAGACGGATGTCATCCGCTTTTCCTATTCGTCGATGACGACGCCCTCCCAGCTCTTCGACTACAACATGGCAACGCGCGAGCGCACGCTTCTGAAGACCCAGGAAGTGCCCTCGGGTCACAAGCCGGAGTACTACGTCACCCGCCGGGTGTTCGCCGAAGCGCATGACGGCGAGAAGGTGCCGGTCACCCTGCTCTATCGCCGCGACACCAAGCTCGACGGCTCTGCACCCTGCCTGCTCTACGGCTACGGGGCCTATGGCATCACCATTCCGGCCGGCTTCAACACCAATTGCCTGTCACTCGCCGATCGCGGCTTCGTCTATGCCATCGCCCATATCCGCGGCGGCAAGGACAAGGGATTTTCCTGGTATAAAGACGGAAAGATGGAAAAGAAGGTCAACACCTTCAAGGACTTCATCTCGGCTGCCGACCACCTGGTGAAAGAGGGCTTTACCGCCTACGACCGGATCATCGCCGAAGGCGGATCTGCCGGCGGCATGCTGATGGGGGCCGTCGCCAACATGGCGCCGGAGAAGTTCGCCGGCATTATCGCCGCCGTGCCCTTCGTCGACGTGCTCAACACCATGCTCGACGACACCCTGCCGCTCACCCCGCCGGAATGGCCGGAATGGGGCAACCCGATCGAGTCGGAAGAGGAATATCGCTGGATCGCGGCCTATAGCCCTTACGACAATGTCGAGAAGAAGCCTTACCCGCCGATCATCGCATTGTCAGGCCTCACCGACCCGCGCGTGACCTATTGGGAGCCGACCAAGTGGATCGCCAAGCTGCGCGAGACGGCGCCTGAGGCTGGACCGTTCCTGCTGAAGACCAACATGGCCGCAGGCCATGGCGGCAAGTCCGGGCGCTTCCAGCGATTGGAAGAGATCGCCTTTGAATATGCCTATGCGATCAAGGTGGCGGGGAAGGTCTAA
- a CDS encoding branched-chain amino acid aminotransferase — translation MAVDTSARTPTFTYVDGEWFAGNPPLIGPVSHAMWLGSTVFDGARWFDGIAPDLDLHCQRVNRSAANMGMKATMEAEEIERLAWEGVAKFDGKTAIYIKPMYWAEHGQAGSVVAADPESTRFALCLFEAPMHTAKPSSLTVSPFRRPTPECAMTDAKTGSLYPNSGRMIIDARNRGFDNALVRDMNGNVVETASSNVFMVKDGVVFTPAANRTFLAGITRARVMGLLRQAGFEVREVTLSVEDFMNADEIFQTGNYSKVVPVTRLDDAQFQEGPVTRKALELYMDWAKSTAGTDG, via the coding sequence ATGGCCGTCGATACATCCGCCCGCACCCCCACCTTCACCTATGTCGACGGCGAATGGTTTGCCGGCAACCCGCCGCTGATCGGGCCGGTCTCGCATGCTATGTGGCTGGGGTCGACGGTGTTCGACGGGGCGCGCTGGTTCGACGGTATCGCCCCCGATCTCGACCTGCATTGCCAGCGAGTCAATCGCTCGGCCGCCAATATGGGCATGAAGGCGACTATGGAGGCCGAGGAAATCGAACGCCTCGCCTGGGAAGGCGTCGCGAAGTTCGATGGCAAGACGGCAATCTACATCAAGCCGATGTATTGGGCCGAGCATGGTCAGGCAGGCTCGGTTGTCGCCGCCGATCCGGAATCGACGCGCTTTGCGCTCTGCCTGTTCGAAGCCCCGATGCACACGGCAAAGCCCTCCTCGCTGACGGTATCGCCCTTCCGGCGTCCGACGCCCGAATGCGCAATGACGGATGCCAAGACCGGCAGCCTCTATCCGAATTCCGGCCGCATGATCATCGATGCCCGCAATCGCGGCTTCGACAATGCGCTGGTGCGCGACATGAACGGCAATGTGGTCGAGACGGCCTCCTCCAACGTCTTCATGGTGAAAGATGGCGTGGTCTTCACCCCTGCCGCCAATCGCACCTTCCTTGCCGGCATTACCCGCGCCCGCGTCATGGGCCTTCTGCGCCAGGCAGGCTTCGAGGTGCGCGAGGTGACGCTCTCGGTCGAGGACTTCATGAATGCCGACGAAATCTTCCAGACCGGGAATTATTCCAAGGTCGTTCCGGTGACACGTCTCGACGATGCGCAGTTCCAGGAAGGGCCGGTGACGCGCAAGGCCCTGGAACTCTACATGGACTGGGCAAAATCGACGGCCGGCACGGACGGCTGA
- a CDS encoding metallophosphoesterase — translation MTNDLARLRLGIIADPQYADLDPDRERGRYFRRSLDKLGEAVEHFNAQNLDAVVVLGDLIDRGWDNFPPVLDLLETLQAPRILLPGNHDFMVDPVHLPEVYARLGMPAPYHAVQIKGLRLLVTDGNEISLFAPPEGDPRRIEAEQRLAAMRAKGATNANRWNAGISDRQMTWIADQLAAAEESGEDVILLGHYPIYPPSDHALWSAEALSDLIADSPAALAYLCGHQHTGNYGEKNGVHFVNFRGMVDTEHQNAFAILSVFDDRIEIAGHGREPDRSLQLRLEKHRAGLFADNLLTAD, via the coding sequence ATGACTAACGATCTCGCCCGCCTGCGGCTCGGCATCATCGCCGATCCCCAATATGCCGATCTCGATCCGGATCGCGAGCGAGGGCGCTACTTTCGCCGCTCGCTCGACAAGCTGGGAGAAGCCGTGGAGCATTTCAACGCCCAGAACCTCGATGCCGTGGTGGTGCTGGGTGACCTGATCGATCGTGGCTGGGATAATTTCCCACCCGTTCTCGATCTCCTCGAGACGCTGCAGGCGCCGCGCATCCTGCTGCCGGGCAATCACGACTTCATGGTCGACCCGGTGCATCTACCAGAGGTTTACGCGAGGCTCGGCATGCCGGCTCCCTACCATGCGGTGCAGATCAAGGGTCTTCGCCTACTTGTCACCGATGGCAATGAGATCTCGCTTTTCGCTCCGCCGGAGGGCGACCCTCGGCGGATAGAAGCCGAGCAGCGTCTTGCAGCAATGCGGGCAAAGGGCGCAACAAATGCAAACAGGTGGAATGCCGGCATCTCCGATCGCCAGATGACCTGGATTGCCGATCAGCTGGCGGCCGCGGAGGAAAGCGGCGAAGACGTCATTCTTCTCGGACACTACCCCATCTATCCGCCATCCGATCATGCGCTGTGGAGTGCCGAGGCTCTCTCTGATCTCATCGCCGATTCCCCCGCGGCCCTGGCCTATCTCTGCGGCCATCAGCACACCGGCAATTATGGCGAGAAGAACGGCGTTCACTTCGTCAACTTCCGCGGCATGGTCGATACGGAGCATCAGAACGCCTTCGCGATCCTTTCCGTCTTCGACGACCGGATCGAGATCGCGGGACACGGACGCGAGCCTGACCGTAGCCTCCAGCTTCGTCTCGAAAAGCACCGTGCAGGCCTGTTCGCTGACAATTTGCTGACAGCCGACTGA
- a CDS encoding toxin-antitoxin system TumE family protein — MRDGLFVEVLIWHVPVVVRGSLHEFKYSLALVSEGVCVLRYDNEAGKGDHRHIGAIETPYAFSGIDQLTADFLADVEGWLDDNAQG, encoded by the coding sequence GTGCGCGACGGGCTTTTCGTCGAGGTCTTGATTTGGCATGTCCCGGTTGTCGTCCGGGGTAGCCTTCATGAGTTCAAATACAGCCTCGCCCTGGTTTCCGAAGGTGTATGCGTGTTGCGTTATGACAATGAGGCTGGGAAGGGTGATCACCGGCATATTGGAGCGATTGAAACTCCTTACGCGTTTAGTGGCATAGACCAATTGACTGCGGATTTTCTGGCAGACGTGGAAGGGTGGTTGGATGACAACGCTCAAGGTTAA
- a CDS encoding AI-2E family transporter yields the protein MNVQVNHRKSPSRKVRFKKTGLDYVVSWSVIGLFLIFALVALHLASFVLIPLTMAIVVGLILGIAADRLGNLGVPPTVTAIILSGLFLVLLIVLTSIVWTPVNMLIENGPDMVNRVIEYLQSIPWLERPMAILSRGPDSMETMLENSGSILSTIATGVTPALIQLFIFIAGLLLFLSCRLALRRELIRTFSDRARRLRAIRLFNEVEEALGYYFATAVVVYGLFGVVAAMVAWFGGLGTPALWGVATFLLSFIPFIGIATVTLAMAFGGLLAHEGILLGLLPAIVFFMLNGLLENLLIPAVMGKRLQMNAFMLFVAIVFWTWLWGAVGAMLAVPLTLICITIYGGIVPPTRIQPNLPD from the coding sequence GTGAACGTCCAGGTCAACCATCGCAAAAGCCCTTCTCGCAAGGTCCGCTTCAAGAAGACCGGGCTCGACTATGTCGTGTCCTGGTCGGTGATCGGTCTTTTTCTGATCTTTGCGCTCGTTGCGCTGCATTTGGCCTCCTTCGTCCTCATCCCGCTGACCATGGCGATCGTGGTCGGCCTCATCCTCGGAATTGCGGCCGACCGTCTCGGCAATCTCGGCGTCCCGCCGACCGTAACGGCCATCATTCTCTCCGGGCTCTTCCTCGTGCTGCTCATCGTTCTGACCAGCATCGTCTGGACACCGGTCAATATGTTGATCGAGAACGGCCCCGACATGGTCAACCGGGTCATCGAATACCTGCAGAGCATTCCCTGGTTGGAACGCCCGATGGCGATCCTGTCTCGGGGGCCCGATTCCATGGAAACGATGCTGGAGAATTCGGGCTCCATTCTGTCGACCATTGCAACCGGCGTGACGCCAGCCTTGATCCAGCTGTTCATCTTCATCGCCGGCCTGTTGCTTTTCCTCTCCTGCCGTCTGGCACTGCGTCGGGAACTGATCCGCACCTTTTCAGACCGTGCCCGTCGGCTGAGGGCCATCCGTCTGTTCAACGAGGTTGAGGAAGCGCTGGGCTACTATTTCGCCACGGCCGTCGTCGTCTACGGCCTCTTCGGAGTTGTTGCCGCCATGGTGGCCTGGTTCGGTGGTCTGGGAACCCCAGCGCTGTGGGGCGTGGCGACCTTCCTCCTGAGCTTCATTCCGTTTATCGGCATCGCCACCGTAACCCTTGCCATGGCCTTTGGCGGTTTGCTGGCACATGAAGGCATATTGCTGGGCCTGCTGCCGGCGATCGTCTTTTTCATGCTCAACGGCCTGCTGGAAAATCTGCTGATCCCCGCCGTGATGGGCAAACGCCTGCAAATGAACGCTTTCATGCTGTTCGTCGCCATCGTCTTCTGGACCTGGCTATGGGGAGCGGTGGGGGCCATGCTGGCGGTCCCGCTGACGCTGATCTGCATCACGATTTATGGTGGCATCGTGCCGCCGACCCGGATCCAGCCGAATCTTCCTGACTGA
- a CDS encoding cytochrome c, with protein sequence MASTWIKGLGTLAVLGAAGFGTFLFITAPQRQDPAVWANLGEPDLAHGREVFFAGGCASCHAPAGATGDARLVLSGGAPLKSDFGTFHAPNISSDPEAGIGAWTLAEFGDAMTRGVGRDGEHLYPSFPYGSYARMTPKDINDLYGFMKTLPASDAVAPAHELGFPFNQRVVLGGWKFLYYSDAPRVELADASDMVKRGQYLVEGPGHCGECHTPRNALGGFLAGQWLAGGPNPEGEGSIPNITPGSRSMGSWSEGDIVNYLETGFTPDYDSVGGSMVEVQKNMAELPAADREAIAAYLKAIPAVQ encoded by the coding sequence ATGGCGTCGACTTGGATCAAGGGGCTCGGCACGCTCGCCGTGCTCGGTGCAGCCGGTTTCGGCACGTTCCTTTTCATCACCGCGCCTCAGCGCCAGGACCCTGCGGTCTGGGCCAATCTAGGTGAACCGGATCTCGCGCATGGTCGTGAGGTCTTCTTCGCCGGCGGCTGCGCCAGTTGCCATGCACCGGCAGGCGCCACGGGGGATGCCCGGCTGGTGCTGTCAGGCGGCGCGCCGCTCAAGAGTGATTTCGGCACCTTCCATGCGCCAAACATCTCCAGCGACCCGGAAGCCGGGATCGGCGCCTGGACACTCGCAGAATTCGGCGATGCCATGACCCGTGGGGTCGGTCGCGACGGCGAACACCTCTACCCGTCCTTCCCCTATGGCTCCTATGCGCGCATGACGCCCAAGGATATCAACGACCTCTACGGTTTCATGAAGACGCTGCCGGCGAGTGATGCCGTAGCACCTGCGCATGAGCTGGGCTTCCCCTTCAACCAGCGTGTCGTGCTGGGCGGCTGGAAGTTCCTCTACTATAGCGATGCGCCTCGGGTCGAACTGGCTGACGCCTCCGACATGGTGAAGCGCGGGCAATATCTCGTCGAAGGTCCCGGCCATTGCGGCGAATGCCACACACCACGCAACGCGCTTGGCGGTTTCCTGGCAGGCCAGTGGCTCGCGGGCGGTCCGAACCCTGAAGGCGAGGGATCGATTCCCAATATTACCCCGGGTTCCAGAAGCATGGGCTCCTGGAGCGAGGGCGACATCGTCAACTATCTGGAGACCGGCTTCACACCCGACTACGACAGCGTCGGCGGCTCCATGGTCGAAGTGCAGAAGAACATGGCGGAGCTTCCCGCCGCCGATAGAGAGGCAATCGCTGCCTACCTGAAGGCCATTCCGGCGGTGCAATAA
- a CDS encoding transcriptional regulator: MTTLKVKIESLDETMEVLADAMKAATGQSAPRSECSFSFPSWEAMHRVLTPKRLEIMKVMTGQGPLTKREVARRVGRDFKAVHADLETLLNSGVIDRSDEGVVFPYDRVHFEFEIESAA, encoded by the coding sequence ATGACAACGCTCAAGGTTAAGATCGAAAGTCTCGATGAGACAATGGAAGTGCTCGCCGATGCCATGAAGGCTGCTACGGGGCAGTCGGCACCACGCAGCGAGTGCAGCTTCAGTTTCCCCTCTTGGGAAGCAATGCATCGGGTTTTGACACCCAAAAGGCTTGAGATCATGAAGGTCATGACAGGGCAGGGTCCGCTGACCAAGCGCGAAGTCGCTCGACGTGTCGGTCGCGACTTCAAGGCCGTTCATGCCGATCTTGAGACCCTCTTGAACAGCGGTGTTATCGACAGGTCAGATGAAGGTGTCGTCTTCCCCTATGACCGGGTCCACTTCGAGTTCGAAATCGAGTCGGCTGCGTGA
- a CDS encoding c-type cytochrome — translation MKLKLVLSAATAICLGVTAAIAAGEPQAVRQEEMKKVGGAMGALGAIAKGEKPYDAEAVTAALTTLAEVGKTFPDHFPAGSETGMDSEAAPAIWQNMDDFKAKSAKLASAAEAQLATLPADQAGVAAAMQAVGATCGDCHQTYRLKK, via the coding sequence ATGAAGTTGAAACTCGTTCTGTCTGCCGCGACGGCGATCTGTCTTGGCGTGACCGCAGCGATTGCTGCGGGGGAACCGCAGGCCGTCCGGCAGGAAGAAATGAAGAAGGTCGGCGGTGCCATGGGCGCGCTCGGCGCCATCGCCAAGGGCGAGAAGCCCTATGACGCGGAAGCGGTGACGGCTGCGCTGACCACGCTTGCCGAAGTTGGCAAGACCTTCCCCGATCACTTCCCGGCAGGCAGCGAAACCGGCATGGATTCAGAAGCCGCCCCCGCGATCTGGCAGAACATGGACGACTTCAAGGCCAAGTCCGCAAAGCTCGCTTCCGCTGCAGAAGCGCAACTTGCTACCCTGCCGGCCGATCAGGCGGGCGTTGCCGCCGCCATGCAGGCCGTCGGCGCCACCTGCGGCGATTGCCACCAGACCTACCGTCTGAAGAAATAA
- a CDS encoding MerR family transcriptional regulator → MFSIGDLSRRAGVKVPTIRYYEQMGLISAPDRTEGNQRRYEKSDLERLTFIRHARDLGFPIEAIRELLTLSRHPEEPCERADHIAREQLDDVREKITRLKKLEAELARIVSHDGCHTVGDCYVIRALSDHGLCDHEH, encoded by the coding sequence ATGTTTTCGATCGGGGATCTGTCGCGGCGCGCCGGTGTGAAGGTGCCAACCATCCGTTACTACGAGCAGATGGGGCTGATCTCGGCGCCCGACCGCACGGAAGGCAATCAGAGGCGCTACGAGAAAAGCGACCTGGAGCGACTGACCTTCATCCGCCATGCCCGCGATCTCGGCTTCCCGATCGAGGCGATCCGGGAGCTCCTGACACTCAGCCGCCACCCGGAGGAGCCCTGCGAACGGGCAGACCACATCGCCCGGGAACAGCTCGACGACGTCAGGGAGAAGATTACGCGGCTGAAGAAGCTGGAGGCGGAACTGGCGCGGATCGTATCGCATGACGGGTGCCATACGGTGGGCGATTGCTATGTGATCAGGGCGCTGTCCGACCACGGCTTGTGCGATCACGAGCATTGA
- a CDS encoding cation transporter: MSAACGHDHAPFDGMSDTYKRRLWLVIAINAAMFAVEMTAGQLARSQALQADALDFFADAVTYGISLAVIGASLKTRSMAAAAKGISLFLMGLWVFGSTIWRVFQGGVPEAPVMGLIGFLALAANVASVLLLMSYKDGDANVRSVWLCSRNDAIGNVIVMIAALGVWGTATAWPDLIVAGIMAGLFLNSSVQILSQSYREWRAGETITLSSSCCGTGKASCEEAHGHDHAHHGHGADHAHQHP, translated from the coding sequence ATGAGTGCTGCCTGCGGCCATGATCACGCGCCTTTCGACGGCATGTCCGACACCTACAAGCGCCGGCTCTGGCTGGTGATCGCCATCAATGCCGCCATGTTCGCCGTCGAGATGACCGCCGGCCAGCTCGCCCGTTCCCAGGCGCTGCAGGCCGATGCGCTGGATTTCTTCGCCGATGCCGTAACCTACGGTATCTCGCTCGCCGTTATCGGCGCCTCGCTGAAAACCCGCAGCATGGCCGCTGCCGCCAAGGGTATCAGCCTCTTCCTCATGGGCCTCTGGGTCTTCGGCTCCACCATCTGGCGTGTCTTCCAGGGTGGTGTGCCTGAGGCGCCGGTCATGGGTCTCATCGGCTTTCTGGCGCTCGCCGCCAACGTCGCCAGCGTGCTTCTCCTGATGTCCTACAAGGATGGAGACGCCAATGTCCGCTCCGTCTGGCTCTGCTCGCGCAACGATGCGATCGGCAATGTCATCGTCATGATCGCAGCCCTTGGCGTCTGGGGCACCGCGACTGCCTGGCCCGACCTGATCGTCGCCGGTATCATGGCGGGCCTCTTCCTCAATTCTTCTGTCCAGATCCTCAGTCAGAGCTACCGGGAGTGGCGAGCAGGAGAAACAATCACCCTGTCATCGTCCTGCTGTGGGACGGGGAAGGCGTCCTGCGAGGAGGCGCATGGTCATGATCACGCTCACCATGGGCACGGCGCAGATCATGCGCATCAACACCCCTAA
- a CDS encoding VOC family protein, protein MTHADDQSASFALSRPVHVGRAHLVVRDLEMMAGFYEKALGLKRLAHGQSGVDLGAGDRVLLTLTTRSDAAPAPRNAAGLFHNAFLMPDRAELAHWLVHAAHLGLQFDGASDHLVSEAIYLSDPEGNGIEVYRDRQPSEWTYHPDGTVEMDTRRLDLQALYDSAPKTPWAGISSEAALGHIHLQVGDVPEADRFYEGVLGLKKMASYPGASFYASGNYHHHVAANIWNSRKAPARTGAMTGLQDYELAFNDHSVLSGVLATLEGLEIKVDRTARGFSLADPWGIGLTLVAPQG, encoded by the coding sequence ATGACCCACGCCGATGACCAATCAGCATCCTTTGCCCTGAGCCGCCCCGTGCATGTCGGCCGGGCGCATCTTGTCGTGCGTGATCTGGAGATGATGGCGGGTTTCTACGAGAAGGCGCTCGGCTTGAAGCGCCTTGCGCATGGCCAAAGTGGTGTCGATCTCGGCGCCGGTGACCGCGTTCTGCTGACGCTGACGACACGTAGCGATGCAGCCCCTGCACCCCGCAATGCCGCAGGTCTCTTTCACAATGCCTTCCTCATGCCGGATCGCGCCGAGCTTGCCCATTGGCTGGTGCACGCTGCCCATCTTGGCCTCCAGTTCGACGGCGCCAGCGACCATCTGGTCAGCGAGGCGATCTATCTTTCGGACCCAGAAGGCAACGGCATTGAGGTCTACCGGGATCGCCAGCCAAGCGAATGGACCTATCATCCAGACGGAACCGTCGAAATGGATACACGCCGGCTGGATCTGCAGGCGCTCTATGACAGTGCTCCGAAGACGCCGTGGGCGGGGATCTCTTCCGAGGCCGCGCTCGGCCACATTCATCTCCAGGTCGGCGACGTACCGGAGGCGGACCGCTTCTATGAAGGCGTGCTGGGTCTGAAGAAGATGGCGAGCTATCCGGGCGCGAGTTTCTATGCCTCCGGCAACTATCATCATCATGTGGCCGCCAACATCTGGAACAGCCGCAAGGCGCCGGCGCGCACAGGGGCGATGACCGGGCTCCAGGACTACGAACTCGCCTTCAACGATCACTCTGTCCTGAGCGGTGTGCTCGCCACGCTGGAGGGCCTGGAAATCAAGGTCGACCGCACCGCGCGCGGCTTCAGTCTCGCAGACCCATGGGGCATTGGTCTGACGCTGGTTGCCCCTCAGGGCTGA
- a CDS encoding GNAT family N-acetyltransferase, with protein sequence MTEDTDLTLPRPPIVAIRHAKPRDLPELNAMILALAQHHGDASAMTPDVLERDLFGPMPWIQALVADSGEEGLIGYAILVPLYKAQEGKRGMELHHLFVRDGQRGNGIGQHLVDRARQIARAAGCDFLSVSAATGNFAAHRFYENMDFIPRPVTGMRYLQALS encoded by the coding sequence ATGACCGAAGATACTGATCTCACCCTCCCCCGCCCGCCGATCGTGGCCATTCGCCATGCAAAGCCGCGCGACCTGCCGGAACTCAACGCAATGATCCTGGCGCTCGCGCAGCATCACGGCGATGCTTCGGCGATGACGCCCGATGTCCTTGAGCGCGATCTGTTCGGACCGATGCCCTGGATCCAGGCGCTGGTCGCCGACAGCGGCGAAGAAGGCTTGATCGGCTACGCCATCCTCGTTCCGCTCTACAAGGCGCAGGAAGGCAAGCGCGGCATGGAGTTGCATCATCTCTTCGTGCGCGACGGACAGCGCGGCAACGGCATCGGCCAGCATCTCGTCGACCGGGCCCGCCAGATCGCCCGCGCTGCAGGCTGCGACTTCCTCTCTGTCTCTGCCGCCACCGGCAATTTCGCCGCACACCGCTTCTACGAAAACATGGATTTCATTCCGCGCCCGGTCACCGGCATGCGTTACCTGCAGGCCTTGAGCTGA
- a CDS encoding DJ-1/PfpI family protein, which produces MPRIVIALQNDYADWEPALLMAATRYWLDCEVVTASPDGKPVTSMGGLKVTPDIGFYAIDAEQFDALIIPGGYAWEKGVSFDFTALATAFRDKGKVLGGICAAASALAATGVLDDVAHTGNSLASHKKHPAYRGEARYVDQPQAMRDGTIVTAAGTAPDTFTVEVLKALGLYGPEAEAELADFAAEHRR; this is translated from the coding sequence ATGCCCCGTATCGTGATTGCGCTTCAGAATGACTATGCCGATTGGGAGCCCGCACTTCTGATGGCGGCAACGCGTTATTGGCTCGACTGTGAAGTGGTGACGGCAAGCCCGGATGGCAAGCCGGTTACCTCCATGGGCGGGCTGAAGGTGACGCCCGATATCGGCTTTTACGCCATCGATGCCGAGCAGTTCGATGCGCTGATCATTCCCGGCGGTTATGCCTGGGAAAAAGGTGTGTCGTTTGACTTCACAGCGCTCGCCACGGCGTTTCGTGACAAAGGCAAGGTTCTCGGCGGGATCTGTGCGGCCGCGAGCGCGCTGGCGGCAACGGGTGTTCTCGATGACGTGGCGCATACAGGCAACTCGCTCGCTTCGCACAAGAAGCATCCCGCCTATCGCGGCGAAGCGCGCTATGTCGACCAGCCGCAAGCGATGCGCGATGGCACAATCGTGACGGCCGCCGGCACTGCGCCGGATACGTTTACCGTCGAGGTGTTGAAAGCGCTTGGTCTTTACGGACCCGAAGCGGAAGCAGAGCTGGCGGACTTTGCCGCCGAACACCGCCGCTGA